The following coding sequences are from one Megamonas funiformis window:
- a CDS encoding 2-thiouracil desulfurase family protein, translating to MKSIRVVAAIIKDKDKILATKRSYGEFKGGWEFPGGKIEEGEDKKTALIREIKEELNANIEIDSYFATIDYTYPNFHMIMDCYICSIDDFAINEEIHDEAKWLTKDELDSVNWLAADEKIVNKLKIYLSSKIAVSACLLGGNCRYNGKNNYNEEIEHLLKDKEVYKICPEVLTGLSIPRKPVEIKDNKVITQDNEDMTEIFLHGVDMAWEKLKDKNIDLAILKANSPTCGSKTIYDGTFSHTLVEGNGLFAKLLKDNKIMVISEKDIE from the coding sequence ATGAAAAGTATAAGAGTTGTAGCAGCTATAATTAAAGATAAAGATAAAATTTTGGCAACTAAAAGAAGTTATGGGGAGTTTAAAGGTGGTTGGGAATTCCCTGGTGGAAAGATAGAAGAAGGAGAAGATAAAAAAACAGCATTAATTAGAGAAATAAAAGAAGAATTAAATGCTAATATTGAAATTGATAGCTACTTTGCTACGATAGATTATACGTATCCTAATTTTCATATGATTATGGATTGCTATATTTGCAGTATAGATGATTTTGCAATCAATGAAGAAATACATGATGAGGCAAAGTGGCTGACAAAAGATGAATTAGATAGTGTGAATTGGCTGGCAGCTGATGAAAAAATCGTAAATAAATTAAAAATATATTTAAGTTCAAAGATTGCAGTAAGTGCTTGTCTTTTAGGTGGTAATTGTAGATATAATGGCAAAAATAATTATAATGAAGAAATAGAGCATTTGCTAAAAGATAAAGAAGTATATAAAATTTGCCCAGAAGTATTGACAGGACTTAGTATTCCTAGAAAGCCTGTAGAAATAAAAGATAATAAAGTCATAACACAGGATAATGAGGATATGACAGAGATTTTTCTTCATGGTGTAGATATGGCATGGGAAAAATTAAAAGATAAAAATATAGATTTAGCTATATTGAAGGCGAATAGTCCAACATGTGGCAGTAAAACAATTTATGATGGAACTTTTTCCCATACATTAGTAGAAGGAAATGGATTGTTTGCTAAATTATTAAAAGATAATAAAATCATGGTAATCAGTGAAAAAGATATAGAATAA